Proteins encoded by one window of Halobaculum halobium:
- a CDS encoding ABC transporter permease has product MATGQGDTDTDGESYTRRFEPRIERLKRGWSRYTEHNIGILGLVILAIFSLWAVVPGVFAPHSPDWIAYLGEPPIQSRLSAEQVRSLPHPPAFGDPFFAPLGTNANGNGILSLVIYSASNAMYIGLAAGLLSSLVGVPLGLISGFYGDTWIDEAIQRFVDIMYGLPFLPFLIVLVAIRGITTTNIIIGIAVTSWLNNCITIRGETLSLKERSYVESAKVAGASDTRIIFRHIMPNVLPISFVFLAQDAAGAVIAQASLAYLGLADFTANSWGIMLENIKSQGYIFDAWWWLLPPGIALMLMAASFYFIGFSMEDVTNPQR; this is encoded by the coding sequence ATGGCAACCGGACAAGGAGACACCGACACCGACGGCGAATCGTACACGCGGCGCTTTGAGCCGCGGATTGAGCGACTCAAGCGAGGCTGGAGCAGATACACCGAGCACAACATCGGGATCCTCGGACTCGTCATCCTCGCGATATTCAGCCTGTGGGCGGTAGTTCCGGGCGTGTTCGCCCCGCACTCTCCGGACTGGATCGCCTACCTGGGGGAACCGCCCATCCAGAGCCGGCTCTCGGCCGAACAGGTCCGGTCGCTCCCGCACCCGCCGGCGTTCGGCGACCCGTTCTTCGCTCCGCTGGGGACGAACGCGAACGGGAACGGGATCCTCTCGCTCGTGATCTACTCGGCGAGCAACGCCATGTACATCGGGCTGGCCGCCGGCCTGCTGTCCAGCCTCGTGGGCGTTCCGCTGGGCCTGATCTCGGGGTTCTACGGCGACACGTGGATCGACGAGGCGATCCAGCGGTTCGTCGACATCATGTACGGCCTGCCGTTCCTGCCGTTCCTGATCGTGCTCGTCGCCATCCGCGGGATCACGACGACGAACATCATCATCGGCATCGCGGTCACCTCCTGGCTCAACAACTGCATCACGATCCGTGGGGAGACGCTCTCGCTGAAGGAGCGCTCGTACGTCGAGTCCGCGAAGGTCGCCGGGGCCTCCGACACGCGGATCATCTTCCGGCACATCATGCCGAACGTCCTCCCCATCTCGTTCGTGTTCCTCGCGCAAGACGCCGCGGGCGCGGTCATCGCGCAGGCGTCGCTGGCGTACCTCGGCCTGGCGGACTTCACCGCCAACTCCTGGGGGATCATGTTGGAGAACATCAAGTCCCAGGGGTACATCTTCGACGCCTGGTGGTGGCTGCTGCCGCCGGGCATCGCACTGATGCTGATGGCCGCATCGTTCTACTTCATCGGCTTCTCGATGGAGGACGTGACCAACCCGCAGCGGTGA
- a CDS encoding ABC transporter ATP-binding protein — protein sequence MTLLEVNDLSIRYAVDDGSSVHASDDVSFSVEPGETYGLVGESGCGKTTLAKSLVHLLDDNGYIEDGEVWFETTLPQWADENGDPKQSVIDDPDKPVRADGKTDLAQLDSKQIRDIRWRDIAIIPQSAMNALNPVYKVGDQIVEAILRHEPETTAEEADDRARDLLERVGIEPDRADDYAHQFSGGMKQRAVIAMAMACSPDLLIADEPTTALDVIIQDRILEELEALQEEFGVSILVISHDISVMAEICDRMAVMYGGKVMESGRTEDIFGETANPYTLGLKNSFPTITSADQDLVSIPGTPPTLRDPEEGCRFRDRCPFAVEECHAAHPPMYDVATAETEGRAVESTDRRAHQTACYRIDDLEQLRTDALNESTWTDQTIENR from the coding sequence ATGACACTACTGGAAGTAAACGACCTCTCGATCCGATACGCGGTCGACGACGGCTCGTCGGTCCACGCCAGCGACGACGTGAGCTTCTCGGTCGAACCCGGGGAGACCTACGGGCTCGTCGGCGAGTCCGGCTGCGGAAAGACGACGCTGGCGAAGAGCCTCGTCCACCTGCTCGACGACAACGGGTACATCGAAGACGGGGAGGTGTGGTTCGAGACGACGCTCCCCCAGTGGGCCGACGAGAACGGCGACCCCAAACAGTCGGTCATCGACGACCCGGACAAACCCGTTCGGGCGGACGGAAAGACGGATCTGGCGCAGCTCGACAGCAAGCAGATCCGCGACATCCGCTGGCGCGACATCGCCATCATCCCGCAGTCGGCGATGAACGCGCTCAACCCGGTGTACAAAGTCGGTGACCAGATCGTCGAGGCGATCCTCAGACACGAACCGGAGACGACCGCCGAGGAGGCGGACGACCGTGCCCGCGACCTGCTCGAACGGGTCGGCATCGAGCCCGACCGCGCGGACGACTACGCACACCAGTTCTCGGGCGGGATGAAACAGCGGGCGGTCATCGCGATGGCGATGGCCTGCAGCCCGGACCTGCTGATCGCCGACGAGCCGACGACCGCGCTCGACGTGATCATCCAGGACCGCATCCTCGAGGAACTGGAAGCGCTCCAAGAGGAGTTCGGTGTCTCTATACTCGTCATCAGCCACGACATCTCGGTGATGGCGGAGATCTGCGACCGGATGGCCGTCATGTACGGCGGGAAGGTCATGGAGTCGGGACGCACCGAGGACATCTTCGGCGAGACGGCGAACCCGTACACGCTCGGGCTGAAGAACTCCTTCCCGACGATCACCTCGGCGGATCAGGACCTCGTCTCAATCCCCGGCACACCGCCGACGCTGCGTGACCCCGAGGAAGGCTGTCGCTTCCGCGACCGGTGTCCGTTCGCCGTCGAGGAGTGCCACGCCGCACACCCGCCGATGTACGACGTTGCCACCGCAGAGACCGAGGGCAGGGCCGTCGAGTCGACCGACCGACGGGCGCACCAGACGGCTTGCTACCGAATCGACGACCTCGAACAACTCCGAACCGACGCACTCAACGAATCCACATGGACCGATCAGACGATCGAGAACCGCTAG
- a CDS encoding ABC transporter ATP-binding protein encodes MDRSDDREPLVELEGLQKHFDQSQGIVDTVLGREPQPVRAVDGVSLDIYRGDTVGIAGESGCGKTTLGKLLVKLYEPTEGSIRFDGEEITGMTREDEREFRKRVQMIFQDPFESLNPRMTVYDTVSEPLKINEMVDGYDERRARVKQVLEDVGLGPAEVYLDAFPDELSGGERQRVAIARALVVDPDFVVCDEPVSMLDVSIRAGVLNLMQELQDEYDLTYLFISHDLSLIRYMCDRAGIMYLGNMVEQGPTDDVIDDPKHPYTEALFDAVPDVELGDDRRRANATGEVPSPRNPPSGCRYHPRCAHIIPPDGWGGSQEAFRRSFQYKLKLERGDLDADAVRDDGGEPVQSLIEHGLTLDVPEEYRRESEVESGGHRVSVSSLDLPGDARSALEESAQALLDGDAETAVAALDDVITTPCASREPRPLPSGTREVACHRYEDGSGEAIGGSDSRLNAAPAED; translated from the coding sequence ATGGACCGATCAGACGATCGAGAACCGCTAGTAGAGCTCGAGGGGCTGCAGAAGCACTTCGACCAGTCACAGGGCATCGTCGACACCGTCCTGGGACGCGAGCCGCAGCCGGTCCGCGCCGTCGACGGCGTGTCGCTCGACATCTACCGGGGCGACACCGTCGGCATCGCCGGCGAGTCGGGGTGCGGCAAGACCACCCTCGGGAAGCTGCTGGTGAAGCTGTACGAGCCCACGGAGGGCTCGATCCGCTTCGACGGCGAGGAGATCACCGGCATGACCCGCGAGGACGAACGCGAGTTCCGCAAGCGGGTCCAGATGATCTTCCAGGACCCCTTCGAGTCGCTCAATCCGCGGATGACGGTGTACGACACCGTCTCCGAACCGCTCAAGATCAACGAGATGGTGGACGGATACGACGAGCGGCGCGCGCGCGTCAAACAAGTGCTCGAGGACGTCGGGCTGGGGCCCGCAGAGGTATACCTCGACGCGTTCCCCGACGAACTGTCCGGCGGCGAGCGACAGCGGGTCGCGATCGCCCGGGCGCTCGTCGTCGACCCGGACTTCGTCGTCTGCGACGAGCCGGTATCGATGCTCGACGTGTCCATCCGCGCGGGCGTGTTGAACCTGATGCAGGAACTGCAGGACGAGTACGACCTCACCTACCTGTTCATCAGCCACGACCTCTCGCTCATCCGGTACATGTGCGATCGCGCCGGGATCATGTATCTCGGCAACATGGTCGAGCAGGGCCCCACCGACGACGTCATCGACGATCCCAAACACCCGTACACGGAGGCGCTGTTCGACGCGGTTCCGGACGTGGAACTGGGAGACGATCGCCGTCGCGCCAACGCCACCGGCGAGGTGCCCTCGCCCCGGAATCCACCGAGCGGCTGCCGCTACCATCCGCGGTGTGCCCACATCATCCCTCCGGACGGCTGGGGCGGAAGCCAGGAGGCGTTCCGACGGTCCTTCCAGTACAAGTTGAAGCTCGAACGGGGAGACCTCGATGCCGACGCTGTGCGCGACGACGGCGGCGAGCCGGTGCAGTCGCTCATCGAGCACGGACTGACGCTCGACGTGCCCGAGGAGTACCGCAGGGAGTCGGAGGTCGAGAGCGGCGGCCATCGGGTCTCCGTCTCGTCGCTCGATCTGCCGGGTGACGCCCGCAGCGCGCTCGAGGAGTCAGCGCAGGCGCTGCTCGATGGCGACGCCGAGACGGCCGTCGCCGCGCTCGACGACGTCATCACGACGCCGTGTGCCTCCCGGGAACCGCGACCGCTCCCGTCGGGCACGCGCGAGGTCGCGTGTCACCGGTACGAGGACGGGAGCGGCGAGGCGATCGGCGGGTCGGACAGCCGGCTCAACGCGGCCCCCGCGGAGGACTGA